One Curtobacterium herbarum genomic window carries:
- a CDS encoding DNA-binding response regulator, whose product MTSTDPNRLAEGGPSMPTPGSRRVRLAILDDHEVLLDSLSSWIAVNAFDFDLALTAHTWLEMVHSDSFPTDLVFLDFQLKEPVSIEARVRTCRAAGAKVIVLSSVDARESRDRSLAAGAAAFLSKSLPMREVMDIAREVMGVARETPAQREWRPLPTGASAHQRPKLSHGEEEALRLYVSGYSTNEVAAQMNVQYETAKTYLRRVREKYAKVGRPASKKSDLIRRAAEDGFLA is encoded by the coding sequence ATGACCAGCACTGACCCGAACCGGCTCGCGGAGGGCGGCCCGTCGATGCCGACCCCGGGTTCGCGCCGGGTGCGTTTGGCCATCCTCGACGACCACGAGGTCCTGCTCGACAGCCTGTCGAGCTGGATCGCGGTGAACGCCTTCGACTTCGACCTGGCCCTCACCGCACACACCTGGCTCGAGATGGTCCACAGCGACAGCTTCCCGACCGACCTGGTGTTCCTCGACTTCCAGCTGAAGGAGCCGGTCTCGATCGAGGCCCGGGTCCGCACCTGCCGCGCCGCCGGCGCGAAGGTCATCGTGCTCTCCAGCGTCGACGCCCGTGAGTCCCGCGACCGGTCGCTCGCCGCCGGCGCCGCCGCCTTCCTGTCGAAGTCCCTGCCGATGCGTGAGGTCATGGACATCGCCCGCGAGGTGATGGGTGTCGCCCGCGAGACCCCCGCCCAGCGCGAATGGCGGCCGCTGCCCACCGGCGCGAGCGCCCACCAGCGACCGAAGCTCAGCCACGGCGAAGAAGAAGCACTCCGTCTGTACGTCTCCGGCTACTCCACCAACGAGGTCGCCGCGCAGATGAACGTGCAGTACGAGACCGCCAAGACCTACCTGCGCCGTGTCCGCGAGAAGTACGCGAAGGTCGGTCGTCCGGCGTCCAAGAAGTCCGACCTGATCCGTCGTGCGGCGGAGGACGGCTTCCTCGCGTAG
- a CDS encoding thymidine kinase: MAKLYFRFGAMNSGKSTGLLQAAYNYEERGQRVLLAKPAVDTKGDREIVSRLGVTRTVDVVLPPDVDVRAAVAEAGATDPESAHLDGMVRPVSCVLVDEAQFLTPRQVDDLLRIAVLDQIPVLAYGIRTDFRTEAFPGSRRLLEVAHSLEELKTICRCGRKAVFNARKIHGQFVFDGSQVAIDGADVEYESLCANCYLTESGGRLDGAAER; encoded by the coding sequence GTGGCGAAGCTCTACTTCCGCTTCGGCGCGATGAACAGCGGCAAGAGCACCGGACTCCTGCAGGCCGCCTACAACTACGAGGAGCGCGGCCAACGCGTCCTGCTCGCGAAGCCCGCGGTCGACACGAAGGGTGACCGCGAGATCGTCTCTCGGCTGGGCGTGACCCGCACCGTCGACGTGGTCCTGCCCCCTGACGTCGACGTCCGCGCCGCCGTCGCGGAGGCCGGTGCCACCGACCCGGAGTCCGCGCACCTGGACGGCATGGTCCGCCCGGTCAGCTGCGTGCTCGTCGACGAGGCACAGTTCCTCACCCCGCGGCAGGTCGACGACCTGCTGCGGATCGCGGTCCTCGACCAGATCCCGGTCCTGGCGTACGGCATCCGCACCGACTTCCGCACCGAGGCGTTCCCCGGCAGCCGACGACTGCTCGAGGTCGCGCACTCCCTCGAAGAACTCAAGACGATCTGCCGCTGCGGCCGCAAGGCCGTGTTCAACGCGCGGAAGATCCACGGCCAGTTCGTCTTCGACGGGTCGCAGGTCGCCATCGACGGCGCCGACGTCGAGTACGAGTCACTCTGCGCCAACTGCTACCTCACCGAGTCCGGCGGGCGGCTGGACGGCGCGGCCGAGCGCTGA
- a CDS encoding LLM class flavin-dependent oxidoreductase, whose translation MSDAPLHLSVLDLATREYGQSNTEALQGSIDMAVRAEQLGYERFWVAEHHGMPGITSSAPAVLLSAVGAATSTIRIGSGGVMLPNHAPLVIAEQFGTLRALYGDRVDLGIGRAPGTDGATAMALRRTDRLDVDDFPQQLADLVGFFTGMEESNPLSRIRAVPGYGDVPDFWLLGSSGYSAQVAGALGIAFAFAHHFASDNTEAALALYHQSFRPSRFRSEPLALIGVQVVTDEDPAVVEEQSAPGMISFIRMRQGTKPEPVSMDEARAYQFSDLERRFIAARTERQAYGTRDEVAAKINDLVESTGADGVIVAPGAAQSRYRHQALEVVAGLHAEGRLVRAGVAA comes from the coding sequence ATGAGCGACGCACCCCTGCACCTTTCCGTCCTCGACCTCGCCACGCGCGAGTACGGCCAGTCGAACACCGAAGCCCTGCAGGGCTCGATCGACATGGCCGTGCGGGCCGAGCAGCTCGGCTACGAACGGTTCTGGGTCGCCGAGCACCACGGCATGCCCGGCATCACCTCGTCAGCGCCGGCTGTCCTGCTCAGCGCCGTCGGAGCCGCGACCTCCACCATCCGCATCGGATCCGGTGGTGTGATGCTGCCGAACCACGCACCCCTGGTCATCGCCGAGCAGTTCGGCACCCTCCGCGCCCTCTACGGCGACCGCGTCGACCTCGGCATCGGCCGGGCCCCCGGGACCGACGGGGCGACCGCGATGGCCCTGCGCCGCACCGACCGCCTGGACGTCGACGACTTCCCGCAGCAGCTCGCCGACCTCGTCGGGTTCTTCACCGGGATGGAGGAGTCCAACCCGCTCTCGCGGATCCGCGCCGTCCCCGGCTACGGCGACGTCCCCGACTTCTGGCTGCTCGGTTCCTCCGGCTACAGCGCCCAGGTCGCCGGCGCCCTCGGCATCGCCTTCGCCTTCGCGCACCACTTCGCCTCGGACAACACCGAGGCGGCGCTCGCGCTGTACCACCAGTCGTTCCGGCCGTCGCGCTTCCGGTCCGAGCCGCTCGCCCTGATCGGCGTGCAGGTCGTCACCGACGAGGACCCGGCCGTGGTCGAGGAGCAGAGCGCTCCGGGCATGATCTCGTTCATCCGGATGCGTCAGGGCACCAAGCCCGAGCCGGTGTCCATGGACGAGGCCCGCGCGTACCAGTTCTCGGACCTCGAGCGCCGCTTCATCGCCGCACGCACGGAGCGTCAGGCGTACGGCACGCGGGACGAGGTCGCGGCGAAGATCAACGACCTGGTCGAGTCCACCGGTGCGGACGGCGTGATCGTCGCCCCGGGTGCCGCGCAGTCGCGGTACCGGCACCAGGCGCTCGAGGTCGTCGCCGGACTGCACGCCGAGGGCCGTCTGGTCCGCGCAGGCGTCGCGGCCTAG
- a CDS encoding metallophosphoesterase, whose amino-acid sequence MTRGRGALGVLAAGAAVGVASAAWGSLVERRRFGIRWETVPVLPEGSRDVTVLHLSDIHMAPWQADKQQWIRDLSLVEPDFIVNTGDNLGHETANAAVEYALEPFRGIPGAFVYGSNDFFGPSPRNPVKYLSGPSSMRPSAQPVKLDVDRQTAFFESLGWLDLNDHARAIEVRGSRFELFGTSDAHRDWDRLDLLPANVDEMRSEVPWSEDASGPSPVSIGVTHAPYRRVLDAFVTQGADVVFAGHTHGGQVAVPGVGALVTNSDLPRRYASGLHQWQNRTHWSWLNVSAGLGTSIYAPIRFAVRPEAVVVTLTARG is encoded by the coding sequence ATGACCCGCGGCCGCGGTGCCCTCGGCGTCCTCGCCGCGGGCGCCGCGGTCGGTGTCGCCTCGGCCGCCTGGGGCTCGCTCGTCGAACGCCGGCGCTTCGGCATCCGCTGGGAGACGGTCCCCGTCCTGCCCGAGGGCTCCCGCGACGTGACGGTGCTGCACCTCTCCGACATCCACATGGCCCCGTGGCAGGCCGACAAGCAGCAGTGGATCCGCGACCTCAGCCTGGTCGAGCCCGACTTCATCGTGAACACCGGCGACAACCTCGGCCACGAGACCGCCAACGCCGCCGTCGAGTACGCCCTCGAACCGTTCCGCGGCATCCCGGGGGCGTTCGTGTACGGCTCGAACGACTTCTTCGGCCCCTCGCCCCGCAACCCGGTCAAGTACCTCTCCGGCCCGAGCTCGATGCGTCCCTCCGCGCAACCGGTGAAGCTCGACGTCGATCGGCAGACGGCGTTCTTCGAGTCGCTCGGTTGGCTCGACCTCAACGACCACGCCCGCGCCATCGAGGTCCGCGGCTCCCGGTTCGAGCTCTTCGGTACCTCCGACGCGCACCGCGACTGGGACCGCCTCGACCTGCTGCCGGCGAACGTCGACGAGATGCGGTCCGAGGTCCCCTGGTCCGAGGACGCGTCCGGCCCCTCGCCCGTGTCCATCGGCGTCACCCACGCGCCGTACCGCCGGGTGCTCGACGCGTTCGTCACGCAGGGTGCGGACGTCGTCTTCGCCGGGCACACCCACGGCGGTCAGGTCGCCGTCCCCGGAGTCGGAGCCCTGGTGACGAACTCGGATCTGCCCCGGCGGTACGCCAGTGGCCTGCACCAGTGGCAGAACCGGACGCACTGGTCCTGGCTCAACGTCTCCGCCGGTCTCGGCACCTCGATCTACGCCCCGATCCGGTTCGCGGTGCGTCCCGAGGCCGTCGTCGTCACCCTCACCGCGCGGGGCTGA
- a CDS encoding transglycosylase domain-containing protein yields the protein MSAQKTSARRTKPVSAVGAFIGFVGFSALAGLLVTIGVTPAIAVAGVTTTSTIGVFESLPEYIELGDLPQRNEVLAYQGGKPVHLATVYDQNRQELKYDQISDNLKNAAIDGEDKRFWDHGGVDMTSLVRAGVGTVAGGGLGDSGGGSTLTMQLVRNIKMQQALELPTPEERLKAYNEATKVSVSRKLEEMKLAIGLAKKYPKKDILTGYLNIAFFGDQTYGVQAAAQHYYGKNATDLTPAEGASILAIVQSPNTRNLSDPKFYDANVARRDVILKSMYAQKHIDKKQFDEAIASKPADYVHLTDPTQGCKAAAGNGSQFFCDYAVQIVKEMSQLGATQKQRDAAWRNGGYTIQTTLNLDLNNAQKDLINQYAPNTEARFKLGGVLNSVEADTGRVLTMVQNKNYNQLAACGSEGADPNACAPATDTGLNLSVDKQYGGGEGFQTGSTFKPFTLLNWLQNGHGLQEIVNGTPRTFSSFTQCKTPISAAYPVRNDAPGEGGNMTVENATYRSINNSYVQMAQKLDFCDIRDTAESLGVHLAQPRATSTEYADDMSKKTTTDVRTNPSFVLGTNYIAPLTMAAAYAGIANKGTFCRPIAIDNITNADGKSLGGQPKECTQAVDPEVTATAIYALKKVLTIGTAVNGRTPDGMDEFAKTGTTDDADQLWLVGATTKVATAAWLGNIEGKQSLRAVYGPNGQYASSRTALWRQAQTVANTQYPGGQFETPSAAAIRGNSITVPNVAGQSPDAARATLASAGLTYVDGGVQSGGGTAGTVSSTSPAAGLQLSKGSSVTVYTTDGSQASIPDVGGKKVDDAKSTLSGAGFTNVAIAGDYERGNGKNECTVAAVDPGAGTATAKSTGVTLKLFGDKDGKAPKDCR from the coding sequence ATGTCTGCCCAGAAGACGTCTGCCCGTCGGACCAAGCCCGTCTCCGCAGTCGGCGCCTTCATCGGTTTCGTCGGCTTCAGCGCGCTCGCCGGTCTGCTCGTCACGATCGGTGTCACGCCGGCCATCGCGGTCGCCGGTGTCACGACGACCTCGACGATCGGTGTGTTCGAGTCCCTGCCCGAGTACATCGAGCTCGGTGACCTCCCCCAGCGCAACGAGGTCCTGGCGTACCAGGGCGGCAAGCCCGTGCACCTGGCGACGGTCTACGACCAGAACCGCCAGGAACTGAAGTACGACCAGATCAGCGACAACCTCAAGAACGCCGCCATCGACGGCGAGGACAAGCGCTTCTGGGACCACGGTGGTGTCGACATGACGTCGCTCGTCCGTGCCGGCGTGGGCACGGTCGCGGGCGGTGGGCTCGGCGACTCCGGCGGTGGCTCGACCCTGACCATGCAGCTGGTCCGCAACATCAAGATGCAGCAGGCCCTCGAGCTCCCGACCCCGGAAGAGCGCCTGAAGGCCTACAACGAGGCGACGAAGGTCTCGGTCTCCCGCAAGCTCGAGGAGATGAAGCTCGCGATCGGGCTGGCCAAGAAGTACCCGAAGAAGGACATCCTCACCGGGTACCTCAACATCGCCTTCTTCGGTGACCAGACGTACGGCGTGCAGGCCGCGGCGCAGCACTACTACGGCAAGAACGCGACGGACCTGACCCCTGCCGAGGGCGCGTCGATCCTGGCGATCGTGCAGTCCCCGAACACCCGCAACCTGTCGGACCCCAAGTTCTACGACGCCAACGTCGCCCGACGTGACGTCATCCTCAAGTCGATGTACGCGCAGAAGCACATCGACAAGAAGCAGTTCGACGAGGCGATCGCGTCGAAGCCGGCCGACTACGTGCACCTGACCGACCCGACGCAGGGCTGCAAGGCCGCCGCCGGCAACGGTTCGCAGTTCTTCTGTGACTACGCGGTGCAGATCGTCAAGGAGATGTCGCAGCTCGGCGCCACGCAGAAGCAGCGTGACGCAGCCTGGCGCAACGGCGGGTACACGATCCAGACCACGCTGAACCTGGACCTCAACAACGCGCAGAAGGACCTGATCAATCAGTACGCCCCGAACACCGAGGCCCGCTTCAAGCTCGGTGGTGTGCTCAACTCGGTCGAGGCCGACACCGGTCGTGTCCTGACGATGGTGCAGAACAAGAACTACAACCAGCTCGCCGCATGTGGTTCAGAAGGCGCCGACCCCAACGCGTGCGCTCCGGCCACGGACACCGGGCTCAACCTGAGTGTGGACAAGCAGTACGGCGGCGGTGAGGGCTTCCAGACGGGTTCGACCTTCAAGCCGTTCACGCTGCTGAACTGGCTGCAGAACGGCCACGGACTGCAGGAGATCGTGAACGGCACACCGCGCACCTTCTCGAGCTTCACGCAGTGCAAGACCCCGATCTCCGCTGCGTACCCGGTGCGGAACGACGCGCCTGGTGAGGGCGGGAACATGACGGTCGAGAACGCCACCTACCGCTCGATCAACAACTCCTACGTCCAGATGGCCCAGAAGCTCGACTTCTGCGACATCCGCGACACGGCTGAGAGCCTCGGCGTGCACCTGGCACAGCCCCGCGCCACCTCGACCGAGTACGCGGACGACATGTCGAAGAAGACGACCACCGACGTCCGTACCAACCCGTCGTTCGTCCTCGGCACCAACTACATCGCGCCCCTGACGATGGCGGCGGCGTACGCCGGCATCGCGAACAAGGGCACGTTCTGCCGACCGATCGCGATCGACAACATCACCAACGCGGACGGCAAGTCGCTCGGTGGTCAGCCGAAGGAGTGCACGCAGGCCGTCGACCCGGAGGTCACGGCGACCGCCATCTACGCGCTGAAGAAGGTCCTGACCATCGGGACCGCGGTCAATGGCCGGACGCCGGACGGGATGGACGAGTTCGCCAAGACCGGTACCACTGACGACGCGGACCAGCTCTGGCTCGTCGGCGCCACCACGAAGGTCGCGACGGCTGCGTGGCTCGGGAACATCGAGGGCAAGCAGAGCCTCCGGGCTGTCTACGGTCCGAACGGCCAGTACGCCAGCTCCCGCACGGCGCTCTGGCGGCAGGCGCAGACCGTCGCGAACACCCAGTACCCGGGCGGCCAGTTCGAGACTCCGTCCGCAGCGGCGATCCGCGGCAACAGCATCACGGTCCCGAACGTCGCCGGTCAGAGCCCTGACGCGGCTCGTGCAACGCTCGCGAGCGCCGGTCTGACGTACGTCGACGGCGGCGTCCAGTCCGGCGGCGGGACCGCGGGGACGGTCTCGTCGACCAGCCCCGCCGCGGGGCTGCAGCTCTCGAAGGGCTCGAGCGTCACGGTGTACACCACCGACGGCTCGCAGGCGTCGATCCCCGACGTCGGCGGCAAGAAGGTCGACGACGCGAAGTCGACGCTGTCCGGTGCCGGGTTCACCAACGTGGCGATCGCCGGCGACTACGAACGCGGCAACGGGAAGAACGAGTGCACCGTCGCCGCCGTGGACCCGGGTGCCGGGACGGCCACCGCCAAGAGCACCGGGGTGACCCTGAAGCTGTTCGGCGACAAGGACGGCAAGGCGCCGAAGGACTGCCGATGA
- a CDS encoding RidA family protein has product MSIEDRLRELGLRIPAVAAPVAAYVPAVVSGSHVFTAGQLPFVDGALPVTGKVGAEVDAETATAQARQAALNGLAAVQSVAGSLDRVAKVVKVTVFVASDPSFTGQPGVANGASQLVGDVFGEAGVHARSAVGVAVLPLDAPVEVELIVELTD; this is encoded by the coding sequence GTGAGCATCGAGGACCGCCTGCGCGAGCTCGGCCTCAGGATCCCGGCCGTCGCGGCGCCGGTCGCCGCGTACGTCCCGGCCGTCGTCTCCGGCAGCCACGTCTTCACCGCGGGGCAGCTGCCCTTCGTGGACGGCGCACTGCCGGTCACCGGCAAGGTCGGCGCCGAGGTCGACGCCGAGACCGCGACCGCGCAGGCGCGTCAGGCCGCACTGAACGGCCTCGCCGCCGTGCAGAGCGTCGCCGGGTCGCTCGACCGGGTGGCGAAGGTCGTCAAGGTGACGGTGTTCGTCGCCTCGGACCCGTCCTTCACCGGCCAGCCCGGGGTCGCCAACGGCGCGTCGCAGCTCGTCGGCGACGTCTTCGGCGAAGCGGGCGTCCACGCCCGCAGTGCCGTCGGCGTCGCGGTGCTCCCGCTCGACGCCCCCGTCGAGGTGGAGCTGATCGTCGAGTTGACGGACTGA
- a CDS encoding AMP-binding enzyme, translating into MTTTRQAVVAFVILTAEAAADVDRTSASTELRNWVGKRIGAIAKPRQVVIVPELPKTRSGKIMRRLLRDAAEGRRIGDTTTLSDPTIMATIAELM; encoded by the coding sequence TTGACGACAACGCGCCAGGCCGTGGTCGCGTTCGTGATCCTGACCGCCGAGGCCGCTGCCGACGTCGACCGGACCTCCGCGTCGACCGAACTCCGCAACTGGGTCGGCAAGCGGATCGGCGCGATCGCGAAGCCGCGACAGGTCGTCATCGTCCCCGAGCTGCCGAAGACGCGGTCCGGCAAGATCATGCGGCGGCTCCTCCGCGACGCGGCCGAGGGCCGCCGCATCGGCGACACGACGACGCTGTCCGACCCGACGATCATGGCGACCATCGCGGAACTGATGTGA
- a CDS encoding recombinase family protein gives MTQGRAAIYVRISDDREGEGLGIARQEKDCRDLAKRLGFEVVAFYPENDVGASDKTAKHKVRKQYAAMLDQARAGEFEYILAYSNSRLTRRVREYLELIELYKSNGVEIRTVVSGEHNLATADGRAVALTIAAWDAAEAERISERTKRANLQKALNGEPGLQHRRAFGFEHDGKTHRPAEAEAIREAVRSIIAGASITSIRRQWERDGVLTTDGKSSWGWTPVKRTLFGWKTAGVRSLNHEPLYDDSGALVMGNWEPIITLEERSAGLAMLERRTRRGVKEGKWLLSTLVRCGVCGGKLYGQLVDPVERSSYSCNSGKAATHLAINAKRLEAYVTTEVFEYVTARAYRGAIDVQPKQAVWSGEDELASVVGRIDELMETYSRGELSGAVVFPQVQKLEEKQSHLTRERDAFYAQTVLAPANRVEHAWTTSAALNSTQASFEEKQNAIRSEVEAVLIAKAEKGAPSRAPGALERRVDIVWKQPHPEVPRLTAEEWQGMTLTAESDPAMVDRLWQLFTEPADPTDVSCLGPEPDQSEMMTEDRSGTATAERGSARE, from the coding sequence ATGACACAAGGACGTGCCGCGATCTACGTGCGGATCAGCGACGACCGCGAAGGTGAAGGCCTCGGTATCGCGCGCCAGGAGAAGGACTGTCGTGACCTCGCTAAGCGTCTCGGCTTCGAGGTGGTCGCGTTCTACCCGGAGAACGATGTCGGTGCGAGTGACAAGACGGCGAAGCACAAGGTGCGTAAGCAGTACGCGGCCATGCTCGATCAAGCGCGTGCTGGCGAGTTCGAGTACATCCTCGCCTACTCGAACAGCCGCCTGACTCGACGCGTCCGGGAGTACCTAGAACTCATCGAGCTCTACAAGAGCAACGGTGTTGAGATTCGGACGGTGGTCTCCGGCGAGCACAACCTGGCGACGGCGGACGGACGAGCGGTAGCGCTCACCATCGCAGCGTGGGATGCGGCCGAGGCCGAGCGCATCTCGGAGCGCACGAAGCGAGCGAATCTGCAAAAGGCGTTGAACGGCGAACCGGGGCTACAGCACCGCCGCGCGTTCGGCTTCGAGCACGATGGGAAGACACATCGGCCGGCCGAAGCGGAGGCGATCCGTGAGGCGGTGCGGTCGATCATCGCTGGCGCATCGATCACATCGATTCGCCGCCAGTGGGAGCGGGACGGCGTACTCACTACTGACGGCAAGTCGTCATGGGGGTGGACGCCGGTGAAACGCACTCTCTTCGGCTGGAAGACCGCGGGCGTGCGCAGTTTGAACCACGAGCCTCTGTACGACGACAGCGGCGCATTGGTGATGGGTAACTGGGAGCCGATCATCACCCTCGAAGAGCGCAGTGCCGGTCTCGCCATGCTTGAGCGTCGAACACGGCGCGGAGTCAAAGAGGGCAAGTGGCTGCTCTCGACGCTGGTTCGCTGCGGCGTCTGCGGCGGAAAGCTCTACGGACAACTCGTCGATCCGGTGGAGAGAAGCAGTTACTCCTGCAACAGCGGGAAGGCCGCGACACACCTGGCCATCAACGCGAAGCGCCTGGAGGCGTACGTCACGACGGAGGTGTTCGAGTACGTGACGGCACGCGCGTACCGTGGTGCGATTGACGTGCAGCCCAAGCAGGCTGTGTGGAGCGGCGAGGACGAACTTGCCAGCGTTGTCGGTCGTATCGATGAGCTGATGGAGACATACAGCAGGGGCGAACTGAGCGGGGCGGTCGTCTTCCCTCAGGTGCAGAAGCTTGAAGAGAAGCAGAGCCACCTCACCAGGGAACGAGACGCCTTCTACGCTCAGACGGTGCTCGCTCCTGCGAACCGTGTAGAGCATGCGTGGACGACGAGCGCCGCCCTGAACAGCACACAAGCGTCTTTCGAGGAGAAACAGAACGCGATCCGGTCGGAGGTGGAGGCGGTGCTGATCGCGAAGGCCGAGAAAGGCGCGCCGTCGCGAGCACCCGGTGCCCTAGAGCGGCGCGTGGACATCGTGTGGAAGCAACCGCACCCCGAGGTGCCGAGATTGACGGCGGAGGAGTGGCAAGGGATGACACTCACCGCGGAAAGCGATCCGGCGATGGTGGACCGACTCTGGCAGCTGTTCACCGAACCAGCCGATCCGACTGACGTGTCATGCCTCGGGCCGGAGCCTGACCAGTCTGAGATGATGACTGAAGATCGCTCCGGAACGGCAACGGCAGAGCGTGGTTCGGCGAGGGAGTAG
- a CDS encoding type II secretion system protein produces the protein MTRSSRKRSDQGFTLIELVIMVVVLGILTAIAVPSFLLIKRTALEHNLKSDTQTAVSAMQTRATAVGGVESMTDEERSVISGKCSEAVKGGYAYCTVTRAFTGYNVREKDPTYVGDGVFCSYAASRYAGAIITRITVSDKACRLFDAFKKEQG, from the coding sequence ATGACTCGATCAAGTAGAAAGCGTAGCGATCAAGGTTTCACGCTCATCGAGCTTGTGATCATGGTCGTAGTGCTCGGCATTCTCACCGCGATCGCGGTCCCCTCCTTCCTCCTAATCAAGCGCACTGCGTTGGAGCACAACCTGAAGTCCGATACGCAGACCGCTGTTTCCGCCATGCAAACACGCGCCACAGCCGTTGGCGGGGTCGAGAGCATGACCGACGAAGAACGCTCGGTCATCAGTGGCAAGTGTTCCGAGGCTGTCAAAGGCGGGTACGCATACTGCACCGTCACGCGCGCGTTCACCGGCTACAACGTTCGGGAGAAGGACCCTACGTACGTCGGCGACGGCGTTTTCTGTTCCTACGCCGCCTCGCGGTACGCAGGAGCGATCATCACGCGCATAACCGTCTCCGACAAAGCCTGCCGACTGTTCGACGCCTTCAAGAAGGAGCAGGGCTGA
- a CDS encoding prepilin-type N-terminal cleavage/methylation domain-containing protein: protein MRKHRKVQEDGFTLIELVIVVVIIGVLTAVAIPTYGSIQGHATVNSLKTANHDALTEYRADEAAGILTVGTKIDYYDYNRDFSNDVDKGEISSRVTAYRTMTWVKAAVIKAGYTGDYSEYADGATCVQSVLHPNTDQAVVRVSGDPICKYMGGDYGYDSIK, encoded by the coding sequence ATGCGCAAGCACAGAAAGGTCCAAGAAGACGGCTTCACGCTAATCGAGCTTGTCATCGTCGTAGTCATCATCGGCGTTCTCACCGCCGTAGCCATACCAACCTACGGGTCGATACAGGGCCACGCAACGGTGAACTCTCTCAAGACGGCGAATCACGATGCGCTCACTGAGTACCGCGCTGACGAGGCGGCCGGAATACTCACCGTCGGTACGAAGATCGACTACTACGACTACAACCGCGACTTCAGCAACGACGTTGACAAGGGCGAAATATCTTCACGCGTCACCGCCTACCGAACAATGACGTGGGTGAAAGCGGCGGTGATAAAGGCGGGTTACACCGGTGACTACTCCGAGTACGCAGACGGCGCAACCTGTGTGCAGTCCGTTCTGCACCCAAACACTGATCAGGCTGTCGTCCGAGTGAGCGGCGATCCTATCTGCAAGTACATGGGTGGTGATTACGGCTATGACTCGATCAAGTAG
- a CDS encoding signal peptidase I, whose product MTITASHTAPRTPSLHRVGQVFSKITWAALAVLAVLVVGLAAAQASGVLTLDRILTGSMEPTLLTGDYVLSRGPSGHDLHRGAIIAYSNPAAYDGLRITHRVHSVTTGRAVMQGDHNPGPDPYRIAESDVRGVIVGHIGGFGARIVEQFVVTPQWRTDLGSLIHDHDTAAVPALLGGAPWGLVAALVLMALTALLDRFVLRPRGE is encoded by the coding sequence ATGACCATCACCGCATCACACACCGCACCGCGCACTCCGTCGCTCCATCGCGTCGGGCAGGTCTTCTCGAAGATCACGTGGGCTGCACTCGCCGTCCTCGCGGTGCTTGTCGTCGGCCTCGCCGCCGCGCAAGCCTCCGGCGTGCTCACCCTCGACAGAATCCTCACCGGTTCGATGGAGCCGACCCTTCTGACCGGCGACTACGTGCTCTCGCGCGGGCCGTCCGGTCACGATCTTCACCGCGGCGCGATCATCGCCTACTCGAACCCTGCTGCGTACGACGGTCTGCGCATCACCCACCGTGTGCACTCCGTCACGACCGGTCGGGCCGTGATGCAAGGTGACCACAACCCGGGACCGGACCCGTACCGCATCGCTGAGTCCGACGTGCGAGGAGTGATCGTCGGACACATCGGCGGCTTCGGCGCACGCATCGTCGAGCAGTTCGTGGTGACTCCGCAGTGGCGAACCGATTTAGGTTCGCTGATCCATGACCACGACACCGCAGCCGTTCCCGCGCTACTCGGAGGCGCGCCTTGGGGTCTCGTCGCAGCCCTCGTTCTCATGGCGCTAACGGCGCTCCTGGACCGATTCGTACTGCGTCCGCGCGGGGAGTGA
- a CDS encoding GIY-YIG nuclease family protein, which yields MTTASDSIPTAAEALAHWGYIYRITNTITGRVYIGIHASKPSETWDGYQGSGTYLKQEQDSYGVNSFTKEFVEWVESEPEAVTVEAKHISAALRTGPCYNSNNAYSTEPLASDALFHSFAFKASFRPTKRLNALVNTLVRQQRDADSLEEKRRLQRTIEAHLLALNLKRLRQATTQRKDRKP from the coding sequence ATGACTACCGCAAGTGACAGCATCCCGACCGCCGCCGAAGCACTGGCCCACTGGGGCTACATCTACCGCATCACGAACACGATCACCGGTCGTGTCTACATCGGCATTCACGCATCGAAGCCGTCTGAGACTTGGGACGGCTACCAAGGGTCCGGCACCTACTTGAAGCAGGAGCAGGACAGCTACGGAGTGAACTCGTTCACTAAAGAGTTCGTGGAGTGGGTCGAGTCGGAACCCGAGGCCGTCACCGTCGAGGCCAAGCACATCAGCGCCGCCCTTCGGACCGGCCCTTGCTACAACTCGAACAACGCATACTCCACCGAGCCGCTCGCGTCTGACGCACTCTTCCACTCGTTCGCGTTCAAAGCCTCCTTCCGTCCGACGAAGCGACTCAACGCGCTCGTGAACACGCTTGTCCGGCAGCAGCGTGACGCCGACTCGCTGGAAGAGAAACGCCGTCTGCAACGCACCATCGAGGCGCATCTTCTCGCACTCAATCTGAAACGCCTTCGCCAGGCCACCACGCAACGCAAGGACCGCAAGCCATGA